A DNA window from Malus domestica chromosome 12, GDT2T_hap1 contains the following coding sequences:
- the LOC139189774 gene encoding uncharacterized protein yields the protein MEISKTARCSVIVPLLPVSHNPLISNPYIPQPITSRWAPKLVLVHRVLLLALGIVTLICVVMATSLFPQPPKIRLNSLFVSKLNVSRGMLGANFDVTFTIENPNPVSWVHFNRLDGSILYKDNAILTYSLEPFVLGLKQQRTMRVKILTTGLQDVGQPIVKEGVLDEMKRQGEDGAVDLSMEMFAWATYKTGWSGTRSVIMKPQCLDLRVGFLPKVGFGSWISGGPMTCSVPMLID from the coding sequence ATGGAAATTAGTAAAACAGCGCGGTGCTCCGTCATCGTTCCGCTGCTTCCGGTTTCACACAACCCTTTGATTTCAAACCCCTACATACCGCAGCCAATTACATCGAGATGGGCACCGAAATTAGTACTTGTCCACCGTGTTTTGTTACTTGCATTAGGGATTGTCACCTTGATATGCGTCGTCATGGCCACATCCCTCTTTCCACAACCTCCAAAAATCCGACTCAACTCGCTCTTCGTGTCCAAACTTAACGTCTCAAGAGGCATGCTAGGTGCCAACTTTGACGTAACCTTCACAATAGAGAACCCTAATCCGGTTTCATGGGTGCACTTCAACCGCTTAGATGGTTCAATTTTGTACAAAGATAACGCTATCCTGACATACTCGTTGGAGCCATTTGTATTGGGATTGAAGCAACAAAGAACCATGCGCGTAAAGATATTGACGACGGGGCTACAAGATGTTGGTCAACCGATTGTGAAGGAGGGGGTATTGGACGAGATGAAAAGGCAAGGGGAAGACGGGGCTGTGGATTTAAGCATGGAAATGTTTGCTTGGGCGACGTACAAGACCGGTTGGTCGGGAACGCGGTCTGTTATAATGAAACCTCAATGTTTGGATTTGAGGGTTGGCTTCTTGCCTAAAGTTGGGTTTGGTAGCTGGATTAGTGGAGGGCCTATGACGTGCTCAGTTCCCATGCTAATTGACTAA